The following proteins are co-located in the Anaerolineae bacterium genome:
- a CDS encoding extracellular solute-binding protein produces MRGKWLWIIPVVGVALLALSLFIAACAPATPQIVEVTKEVVVEKEVVKTVVVEKEVPVLVTPTPEVKKPVKIELWVDPRFDPQTAKGHPELKTALDYEKMVADDYIKDNPHVSVEIQVLDWADLPKKVPVAIAGGVPPDILRDYLGRTSTYAYEGVTVNLEEVVPKEELEDFIPGLLELYTINGHLHGLPIFYWVQNMIVNAAPFEKAGLLDMLPLDDHDWTFDEFYAAAKAIKEANVGVEYPMVMQVASEQGDYAVHAFIWGAGSNTWRDDCQGLDLDNPQALAAMEFLNKLYKEGLINPDVTTAGWQDVNNLFYAGKGVFMGGGISTVNVSIPQAQKEGKVTGPMDARMTLYPHLGDKPAGLPVGPTGLVMFQKEGRSDYELQEITKFLIHLSSEKWQRDYCISSGQFPTRYSVGAPLAGDPNYELTLEWIKKYGVVSMGLNCPHYAEVRTALPAFFQAMFLGKMTPQEAIDGMMKASKDIFGQ; encoded by the coding sequence ATGCGAGGCAAATGGTTGTGGATTATCCCCGTTGTCGGCGTGGCACTGCTGGCCCTGAGCCTCTTCATCGCCGCATGTGCGCCGGCCACCCCACAAATCGTCGAGGTCACCAAAGAGGTGGTCGTCGAAAAAGAGGTGGTCAAGACGGTGGTGGTGGAGAAAGAGGTGCCCGTCCTCGTCACACCCACGCCGGAGGTGAAGAAGCCGGTGAAGATCGAACTCTGGGTGGACCCCCGCTTTGACCCGCAGACCGCGAAGGGCCATCCGGAGCTGAAGACAGCCCTGGATTACGAGAAGATGGTGGCGGACGATTACATCAAGGATAACCCCCATGTCTCGGTGGAAATCCAGGTGCTGGACTGGGCGGACCTGCCCAAGAAGGTGCCGGTGGCCATCGCCGGCGGCGTTCCGCCTGACATCCTGCGCGACTATCTTGGCCGCACCTCCACCTACGCCTATGAGGGTGTCACCGTCAACCTGGAGGAGGTCGTGCCGAAAGAGGAACTGGAAGACTTCATACCAGGCCTGTTGGAGCTGTACACCATCAACGGGCATCTGCACGGCCTGCCCATCTTCTACTGGGTGCAGAACATGATCGTCAATGCCGCGCCCTTTGAGAAGGCCGGCCTGCTGGACATGCTGCCCCTGGATGACCATGATTGGACCTTCGACGAGTTCTATGCCGCGGCCAAGGCTATCAAAGAGGCCAACGTGGGCGTCGAGTATCCGATGGTCATGCAGGTGGCCTCTGAGCAGGGCGACTATGCGGTGCATGCCTTCATCTGGGGCGCCGGCTCCAACACCTGGCGCGACGACTGCCAGGGGCTGGACCTGGACAACCCGCAGGCGCTGGCCGCCATGGAGTTCCTCAACAAGCTGTACAAGGAGGGCCTGATCAACCCCGACGTCACCACCGCCGGCTGGCAGGACGTGAACAACCTCTTCTATGCTGGCAAGGGCGTCTTCATGGGCGGCGGCATCTCGACGGTGAACGTCTCCATCCCGCAGGCCCAGAAAGAAGGCAAGGTGACGGGCCCCATGGATGCTCGCATGACCCTCTATCCGCATCTTGGGGACAAGCCGGCCGGCCTGCCGGTTGGCCCCACCGGCCTGGTCATGTTCCAGAAAGAAGGCCGCTCCGATTATGAACTGCAGGAGATCACCAAGTTCCTCATCCACCTGAGCAGTGAGAAGTGGCAGCGCGACTACTGCATCTCCAGCGGTCAGTTCCCCACCCGCTACTCGGTGGGCGCGCCGCTCGCCGGCGACCCGAACTACGAGCTCACGCTCGAGTGGATTAAGAAGTACGGCGTGGTCTCCATGGGCCTGAACTGCCCGCACTACGCTGAGGTGCGCACCGCCTTGCCGGCCTTCTTCCAGGCCATGTTCTTGGGCAAGATGACGCCGCAGGAAGCCATTGACGGCATGATGAAGGCCTCCAAGGACATCTTCGGCCAATAA